The following are from one region of the Juglans regia cultivar Chandler chromosome 10, Walnut 2.0, whole genome shotgun sequence genome:
- the LOC109005629 gene encoding serine/threonine/tyrosine-protein kinase HT1-like codes for MLSRVQHKNLVKFIGACMDPVMVIVTELLLGGTLRKYLLSLNMRPRCLDMHVVVGFALDIVRAMECLHSHRIIHRDLKPGWLLKRNKKEKLEQEN; via the exons ATGTTATCCAGAGTTCAACACAAGAATCTAGTGAAG TTTATTGGGGCTTGCATGGATCCTGTCATGGTGATAGTGACCGAGCTTCTATTGGGTGGGACATTGCGCAAGTACTTGCTGAGCCTGAATATGCGGCCAAGGTGCTTGGATATGCATGTGGTGGTTGGGTTTGCACTTGATATTGTTCGTGCAATGGAATGCTTACACTCCCATCGGATCATTCACCGAGATCTGAAACCTG GATGGTTGTTAAAGAGGAACAAGAAGGAGAAATTAGAACAAGAGAATTAA